AATGTACTTCTTGGAATCACGCCGTCCTGAACAAGATAATCCGGAGAAATTGCCCCCATTGCTCCGAATCCAGTTTTCCGGTTCGCCCACCAATTTGCTCTTTCATCATCGTCTTGGGCGACCTTAACAGAGCGGACATTTCGCTTTTTGCAAACATCCAAAATCTCATTAATCTGTTCATCTATACCAGCTGAAATACCATCCACTTCAATCAGGAGCAGCGCTTCAATATCTTTTGGATGTCCAACCGGAAATGCCGCTGATTCGACCCCTTCAATTGCGATTTTATCCATCATTTCAAGAGCAGCCGGTACTATGCCTGCAGATACAATATCAGATACAGCCTGACTTCCATCAGCCACATCATCAAAATAAGCCAGCACCGTTTGTTTTTCCTCTGGGTTTTTCAAAATCCGTACCGTTATTTTAGTAACAATGCCTAAGGTCCCCTCCGAGCCGGTTAAAATACCGAGCAAGTCATAGCCTGGCGCATCCGGAATACCGTCGTGGCCGATTTCCATAATCTCTCCAGTTGGAGATACAACCTCAAGCCCCAATATATGGTTCGTTGTAACGCCGTATTTCAGGCAGTGTGCGCCCCCTGCATTCTCTGCCACATTACCGCCTATTGTACAGCAATACTGACTCGATGGATCCGGCGCGTAATAATAACCTTTGTCCGAAATTGAGTTTGTCAATTTAAGGTTCACATAGCCGGGTTCTACAACAGCTCTCCGGTTTTCTAGG
This DNA window, taken from Alteribacillus bidgolensis, encodes the following:
- a CDS encoding FAD-binding oxidoreductase, producing MLRKKGLKTNDKHIKKLAAIVGPKEILFHKEDLISYESDGFTIHSHMPKAVVFPKNTEEVAEVVKYCADNDLSFLARGAGTGLSGGAIPLNGEVIISLVKMKRLLSVDLENRRAVVEPGYVNLKLTNSISDKGYYYAPDPSSQYCCTIGGNVAENAGGAHCLKYGVTTNHILGLEVVSPTGEIMEIGHDGIPDAPGYDLLGILTGSEGTLGIVTKITVRILKNPEEKQTVLAYFDDVADGSQAVSDIVSAGIVPAALEMMDKIAIEGVESAAFPVGHPKDIEALLLIEVDGISAGIDEQINEILDVCKKRNVRSVKVAQDDDERANWWANRKTGFGAMGAISPDYLVQDGVIPRSTLPEVLKRIGDISKESGLRIANIFHAGDGNLHPLILFDSRIPGQTDKALEAGSACLQACADAGGSITGEHGVGIEKREEMRFVFSDKEIEAQTDIREVFNPHYLLNAGKLFPSPGRCAEVKNELKAEAAE